The nucleotide window GCGGTGATCGCAATTAGCCGCAACGTGCGTAGTCTTACTGTGTGACACAGGAATAAACATGTCGATATGCCCATTCTCATCCTGCGGCTTCCAAGCGCTCGACCGTGGGACTGCGTTACAATCCGGGCCTCGCGTCACTCGGCAACCGGCATCGCATCTGAGCCGCCGACCCTAAGACGTCTGCCAGTGTGGTAAGGGCAGGCGCCCATGAGAGAAGAACGCATGTGAGAGGAGACCGCTTGTCCCCGGGACTGTTTGATCCGGCGACTCCACACGGTTTTTTTGAAGGTGATTGATTCTCATGGATAAAACGGACAACAAGACGACGCCTGATGGCGGCCGCAAGCCCTTCTCACGACGCAAATTCATTGCCGCCGCAGTAGGGGCCGCCGCCGTCTGGGGCGGATACTCGTACCTGTTTGGTAGTCAGTATCGTGCCGCCAAGGCAGATCGCAAGGTTGACGTGCTGCTCATCGGCGGCGGCATCATGAGCGCAACGCTGGGTGTTTATCTGTCCGAATTGGAGCCGAACTGGACCTTCGAGGTCTTCGAGCGCCTGGACAAGGTTGCTGAAGAAAGCTCGAACGGCTGGAATAACGCCGGCACCGGACACTCGGCGCTTTGTGAGTTGAACTACACCCCGATGGACGACAAGGGCAATGTTCATATCACGCAGGCCATCGGCATCAACGAGAATTTCCAGATTTCGCGCCAGTTCTGGTCGCATCAGGTGCGCAAAGGCGTGCTTGGCAACCCGCGTGAGTTCATCAACTCGACACCGCACATGAATCTTGTCTTCGGACAGGAGAACCGCGAGTTCATCCGCAAGCGCGTGGAGGCATTGAAGGCGTCGCCGCTGTTTGCCGGGATGGAAATGACGACCGACCCGGCGAAGATCGCCGAGTGGATTCCGATCATGATGGAAGGCCGCAAGCCGGAGGAAGTCGTTACCGCCACGCGCTCGCCGCTCGGTACCGACGTGAATCTGGGCGAAATCACGCGCCAGTTCTACAAGCATCTCAGCGGCAATTCGGTCAAGGTGACGACCGGGTACGAAGTACGCTCGATCACGCGTAACGAAGATGGCTCGTGGCGTGTGTCCGCCTTCGACGTCAACGACAGCTCGAAGATCCAGACGGTCGATGCGAAGACGCTGTTCATCGGTGCGGGTGGCGCTGCTTTGCCGCTGCTGCAACTGTCGGGCATTCCGGAAGGCAAGCAATACGGCGGTTTCCCGGTCGGTGGCGAGTTCCTGGTGACGGACAAGCCCGAGATTGCCTCGCGCCATCTGGCAAAGGTCTACGGTCTCGCGGATACCGGCTCGCCTCCCATGTCGGTGCCCCATCTGGATACCCG belongs to Pandoraea norimbergensis and includes:
- the mqo gene encoding malate dehydrogenase (quinone), whose translation is MDKTDNKTTPDGGRKPFSRRKFIAAAVGAAAVWGGYSYLFGSQYRAAKADRKVDVLLIGGGIMSATLGVYLSELEPNWTFEVFERLDKVAEESSNGWNNAGTGHSALCELNYTPMDDKGNVHITQAIGINENFQISRQFWSHQVRKGVLGNPREFINSTPHMNLVFGQENREFIRKRVEALKASPLFAGMEMTTDPAKIAEWIPIMMEGRKPEEVVTATRSPLGTDVNLGEITRQFYKHLSGNSVKVTTGYEVRSITRNEDGSWRVSAFDVNDSSKIQTVDAKTLFIGAGGAALPLLQLSGIPEGKQYGGFPVGGEFLVTDKPEIASRHLAKVYGLADTGSPPMSVPHLDTRVLDGKKVILFGPFATWSSKFLKNGSYFDLAKATTPSNVIPQLQVGAHEFALVKYLAQQLALSQSQKMDALRHYMPEAKDADWRLWEAGQRVQIIKNDPVKGGILKLGTEVVVSADRSVSALLGASPGGSTSPAIMLSLLERVFPDQMKTSAWQQKIREIVPSYGKKLNENPELLAKEWASTAETLQLAIASPSLDGFVPNTAPVANPGVIKKVPDMAL